aaatcatattatgtaggtataacatattttaacctTTGAAATAAACAGGGtaggttttaaatgaaaaattacaatttgcaaCTCGTGGTACCTTCTAAGCCTTGTACCGGAAAATAACTCACGAAGTaagcacaataataattgttaacatATCGAATAAGGTGTACAGACTGTTGTCAACTACAGTTGTACAGACGTCAAACATTATACACGATACAAGATAATCTATAATCTTCGTCTGTTGAGTGTTTCTTCGATACGAGATTATCGCGTATTTtggatattccaaaaaaaaatgtataagtacataataacgtattatattataatattataatcgcccACCTCAACCATCGCCGCATGCTTGAATCATATACTATGGATGTAGATACAGCGTACCTATATGATTTTGTCGCCTATATTATAGCGACGAGTCACCGAATTAGGTGATCGATTTGCGCAAGCGCAATACAACTCGCATaattatctataggtatacaataggtatatgtgGATAAATATGCGAGAAGTCCCGTTGCGCATGCATATATCGACCACCTAATTCGGTGACTCGTTGCTATATCGgcaacgttttttttattgatttaatacgcTGTGGCTCCATATGATCTGCATTGCTTAAATGCGATGACGGATGACAGAAATAGACGGTTTATCGATtttctactgtatattatatgcatgatataatattattaggtacctagatatATCGTTATAAGTATAAGACAAGTGTTATGTTTTGAGCCATTCATTAGGTTTTTATCTTGTGCCGACTGCCGATTCTCGCAGAACTTTTGCGAATCCCATTCAAAAacccattacaaaaatattgagttaaaacaatattaacatttaaacaatttatttaattttcctttcCTCGTcttcaaaaaattgttttaattcaggtgaaaataaattcaattttgccgactgaaaatcaaatattgctGTGTAGGGGgggagattttttgtactatacACACTCACTTGAGAAGTGACAGGAAATTTAGCCTATAATATAGCCTCTGAACTCATTACCATGGacctattatataaaacaaatattattacctattatagtatacaaatttaaataactcaaaaactacttgtttaaattttcatttcaatacgtcaacattttcagaaaaattatccgctAAATTTGTAGGAAAAAGAGGATTTTTCATTAGAAAAACAGACGTTTGTATCACCAAATAACACCCCTTAAGTATTAGTAAATATCTCAACAATTTGAAATAcggtatttaactatttaagtatatttaaaatagctaagaacaaaatttgattaaattcgttgttaaattaaaaatggggGCGAGTATACTTGGTTGAATCACCTTATATAAAGCTATATACGTACAGCGGGTGTTTTTCAATTATACAATGAACCAAAATTCTTCAGCAATGGTTGACATTtatcactttaatattattaccgatACCGATACAAGTTGATTTCAGAATTCAAGCGACTTCAAAAAtcaaatagattaaaaaatatatctataaccTTCCAGCTTAAAACGAAAAGCTGCGCGTTTATTTTTCATCTCTGATTCAACGAGTTGACTCGTGATAGTGTGATACGTAAAATACAATACTGATATTACACGATTTTAATTGACTGCGTGTCGATAAAGACGTCGCGGTTTActatgcatataaaaataaaatattcaaaaatattacacgAACTTTGTCcctctctatattataatattatagatgcgATATCGTATAGAAAATATCCGGACCGGATGTGCCCTGTCCAATGGTCGAATTTCGCTCATGACGTCCGCAaacacatgatatattatattataatagtaatatagtataataacaataataataaaaataataatgccgACGACGGAGATGCGTGGTCCTTTTAAACTCGCCGCGGCCggggtaaataataataataataatatgttcaggaTCCATAAACTcgcattcatataatattatgtacacacacacacaataaatGCACATACATACTGCATGcgcacatttatatattattattatatcgcttTTTCTTTTCTCtaaaatactgttttttttctattcttatTCGAATCGACGACGATTTGTCTGACATGCACACGAACACACTGCGTCGTgtacgcacataataataataataataataatataatataaggatcACCCACGATTATAATAAGCCGACATCGGAACCGTAACAtactatgtgtgtgtgtgtattgccGACCACCCCCACACAAAGATCCTAATCTAAACCGTTTTTAGAGAATTACAGTCGGTGCTCGAGACACGTTTcgattgttgttgttgttcttCTCGTCGTGTTCGATCGGGTTGATTTAGCGGCGGGCCGTCTCCTACGGGCGCTACCGGTCTTTCCTAGCCTCATCCGTCCTCCACCCTTTGTCGTCGgaggccgccgccgccgcccgcaCAATGGCACAAGAGCAATAAACGTTCCGCGCGCATTATGtctcatttaatataatacgaacagtgcgtattgttattgttgttataatttttattattattataccgccgccgccgccgccgccgtatcccctgtataataatatagttaccgtacctatataatattatagttctactgcataataataatataatacatacctatataatattatatattattatgttttttgggTAAATCGGTGCTACCGGTTTTTGTTGGCATTTTTTCCCTTTTTATTTTCCGCTTCGGCTCGGCAGAGTTAATAGTCCGGTTTTAtttttgggagggggggggtgTAGTGGTCGACGACACGATAGTTTCGCGAAACCGGTCACATCGTATCCGATTACGAGCCGCCGCGGCACTTTATTGTCGTCGTTATTCCGCTACATATAGTATTGGTGTACGCAGTTTTGCCGGTCGCGACCTCGAGGTACGATTAGCTACTGGTACCCACCACGCGGCTTTTGGTGGGaactaaaatactattttatatattattataaataaggaGTTTGATTTTAATACCACTTAGCTAAATCACACGGTCCacgaaaatatattgatatacctacctgatattattataatatcgtcttCGGAAAAATCTAATCGACCCATCCAGTTTCTGTATTAATCAGTAGCACGTATTGTATGCTTgtcattatatacctatatatattatattttataataatgatatttaggCTGGACGTAGGTAAGACGCCAATCTGATCTAGtgaattttatataggtacgtgtgttttaattcttaataaaatatatttcatcaaaCGAACGCTTAACCAGTGGCGTAATTGCGGGGGATGGgcacttgcccccccccccccccagaaatgTTTGTGGTAAAGTATCATTTTGCCCCTCCCTCCAAATAatccacatttaaaaagtattcttaacaagactgttaacataatattataatattataatatttttttcctcgaattactttataaaaatgtatatttattttaggtttctctggttgaataatattatgttgacgtaGGTATTGTCAGTGTTACTGTTATTGCAATAATCGCATTATTCGTGACTATTATTATCCGTGATTTGTGAACACGTTATTATCTTGAAATCTCGATTATGACTACAGGAACGGCCGAACGGGAGGTTAATTTTTTTGCCCCCTCTAGATTTTTATCCAGTTACGTCATTGGCTTAAACAATAATGTCTTGTCTACTTTAGATATTTTGTACTCAAGAATTACAAATGCAAATCGATTATTGCATAGTCCTACAGAAGATGCACTCGCAACCACGTGAATTGTCATTGTATACGCATTTTTATTGTAGCCATGCTATTGATCattgtcttatattttttactatctaTTAGTTCCTCCATGCATAGTTGTTTATGctgtttgttataaaatatatttgtagcaTATAGCTACGCTTAAATACCGTTTGTAAACAGGACGTGATTGGTTGGACTAACATAGGTTAGCGAAGAGTTGAAAAACAGCCTAAAGCCCTACAGGCTACAACCTTCCTCGATATCCGCTAaacaaggtaaaaaaaaaaaatccaaacgaTTAGGGCGTTCTTGACCTTACGAGTTTACAACATACGCATAATCTACTTAATaggattatataaaatatacagagaTTATGGGTGGGATTCAATAAATTTATcttctacaataatataattgttaacaaTCTTAACTGCTGTCGTAATGACGAAACCCTTCCGGTTGTGAATAAcatgttgtatatttttgtacgaTCGGATTATCTGTCTGCAATGGGTTTATGATCACAAGAAAAAATCAaagagaaaaaattatattttaatgatattacgatttaaatattattcgattcgttcaacattttttgtgtaatcacaagaaatataaattaaaaagaaaaaataatatttcaacgaCATGACCTTACTCAACGGTTCATAATTCATGAGGTATAGTATAAGatctttgatatatttttattttgttttaaaaacaatccAATCATTAAATTCATCATCCATAGCCAAAATATAGAAGGAGAGTTTGCTGTAGTGATCTGAAGTCAGATTTAAATAATGGTATTCTTTGCAGccgtaatattatttggttatatttttttaattacaatgctaaaaaattatataatataataagatggttctaaaatattttatgatacatgTAAGTGCACtcctaacataaaaataaatctatagatTATTTTGATCGTCAGTGTATTTTAactgtacttttaataataattaaaattaaaatcaaaactgtATTTCAAATGATTGGCGATGCACACCATTAAAGATAAATTCAAGATGTCGTACAAAAAAATTCGAATGGAACTTATACTTAGCATAGAtattctcatattatattaaaatcagctatatagtattaattatttgatgaaCAGGTAAgcattatataatgtacataaatagATACCTACGCACGAAAAATCactatgattaataatttgtcACACACgtcataaaatatcaatttccaAAACCTATCAAtaagattaatttttgtaatttttatgtcTCTATGAAGCCATTTAAACTTTACGTcttcaacttttaaaatgtataattatactttACAGTAATCAgtttaatacaaatacaaatccAAATCaatataaccatattattaattggttcacaattaaattattaatcatttattataatattccatactgtagtaaaaaaaaatcatagtgcATAGGAAACTATTACAGATTTAAGCCAATTTATACATAATCCTCAGTgaactacatattatagttattattataaaaaaagttttcatcAACAATATTGATACAACTAAATTGCTTTCAGTGTTTTCATAAGTGTACGCTAAGTACGCCCCTCTGCCTATTccccagtttttttttgtacttattatacttatatcaaAATCAGCAAGCAATGGAGAAATAATGGAGAGTCGATGCTTTCAAAAAGTTAAACAATAGAACCACCGTGTAATTTAGGTTTGGTTTTTTAAAAGTCCGTTCTTAACAGTTTACAGTTTTAGTTATTCGCCGGCACAATAGTTGGAAGGTAAGGGTAAAGTTAAAAGGAcggacttataaaatataaatgtacaaaaaaaaaataatagtaataataatatgagaggAATAAAAAGCGTTTTTGTAACAGAGAATAAGAAGGGGAGGTATTGCGTTGATGATGGCGGTACATAAAACACTAATGAAAACCTCAGTAAAGGATAAAGCGagttattttgatgaaataatttttcttttgtacacATTTTCAACCATTAAACCgttgcaaaaatatatttatgcacAACCCTATTGTTCAGGACGCTAGCAAAATAACCaagtaaatgaataaaaatatacattttttttatttatgtaatttatgttatacctacttgAATTAAACTTAACatttgtattacctacctaaaaatacacaatacgtggtattatatatttttataatctatctCGTtcttgttgaaaataaaaatcagtattttaataataagacgacattttatatttttattagtgtcgtttaaaattgtattaactttgCGTGCGACGTACTaagttttaagtaaaaataagttatattttcaacaatgtttgtattgtttatttttccttaaaatatttggtgtaCATTATCCAATTAATAACAAGTTGATTGATGGTCGCAAAATGATAACTGAATTtgtttcaaaaactaaaaagtttacTATTAAAGGTTTACTAACTACGAAAtcatattcacatatttttatagttcatgctaCAAAAATGCTGATAATAGGCAGTGACTTAGTTATATAGGCATAGGCGTagttagggggggggggcttgggggggggggcttagacCCCCCAGTTGGAATAATAGCCCCcccaaaaaacttaaaacttaaggccacctatatttaaaaaatattcaaataaataattttttcgatatttaaatattgaattacttatttatttttatttatttagtttataaagaAAGTTTTTAATAGGTATCTTGGAATCAATATATGTCCATTTTTCTTCGCCttccaataacaaaaagttacaAGAAAtgcaaaatcatttaaatattaagccATGCACTCTTTCACAAATAAGTGACACAAGATGGATTTGTCGCTACAAAAACTGCAAAGCAGTGATAGACAACTACAAGTCAATTGTTAAGATTTTAAAACAAGAGGTCAAAGATAACAATGATAGGGATATTTCAAGAGCAATTGGTTTGTGAACAatcattttgtatacatatcAATGTAGtatggtatattggtatatgagaaccaaataatttttttttttaggcattCTTTCATGTGTTCAAAAATCctcatttattatacatatacattttatagaatatgttttaaatataattagtattctAAGTAGCCAGTTACAAAGTAAAGGAGAGACACTTGGTAAATCAgctgttttaataaaatctgtGATAAAAACTCTTGAAGACAGTAGAAGCTCTGAAATATACACTAACATTTgggaaaatatagttaaattttgcGAAGAACATAACATAGAGTTTAAAGTTCCTGTTGAGagtaatacacatttttattttaaatgattttaatttgattgattaattttattattttttcattattagtgtCTAATAAACGGAAAAGATTTGAGCCTGCGTCTTTAAGAAATTTTGTTGTAACAACGACAACTGGTGCTGAAAATGATGATTCTCAaagtaaaactaatattaagGATTATTGGAAAACTCacgcttattattatataataatagatgatGTTGTGAGTAATATGAAAACCAGATTTTCATCAGAAAGTTTACAGTTGGCAGTGGCTATTGATTACTTTTTTGATCTTGACTATGAAAAGagcttattttttattcaacaatataaagtgagtaaaaaatttaatttacattagctatttttttatttcaattgctTTAAATTTGACGATTTcaattacttataacttaataaaaatattaattgtttataatttttaagaataatgtgtcataattattattttaggattTACTGAAGGTTGATTTAGCATCGCTTAAAGCGGAATTAATGGTAGCTAAAAACTGCCTGGAAAAATACGAGGGTTCAGAAACTAGAAACCAAATAAGttcatttcaaaaatgtattacagtTGAAACATTTCCGAATCTATACAAACTTCTGAACTTGGCTTTAAGTATACCAATTTCTTCAGCATCTTGTGAACGGTCTTTTTCGACTATGAGAAGAATCAGTACTTATATACGCTCTACCATGAATCATGATCGTTTTTCCTCTTtagctattattaatattgaaagagATGTATCGAATAATATAAATGCTGAAGATATTTTAGAGATATATTCTAAAGAAAATAGACGGTTAATgttataacagtaaaaaaaaaaaaaaaatagaatattttaataaaaccttTGATTGTCACacgttatttgtattttttatgtaaatttgcAGATGTAccggttggggggggggggttgctaAATCCTTTCCCTGGAAGGGCTAAAGCCCCCCCAAAAAAATTGACCACCCTACGCCTATGTATATAGGCACTCGTTTCTCTTCTCCCACCCCGAATCAGGATAGTGGTACAAGTAGAAAAGTGTTTGGGGAATGTGGGGTGGGGTGTTCAGCACTCCCAGGTTAGACGGGAGATGTCGTTTTCTCACACTGTTAATTTTCCTCCAATCAAAAGAGATGTACTTTCCATTTTCCTCCGTACATTTTTGTTGGATTaaattttgtctattttttccagatattaaaattgtttagtacctaaatcttataatatatatatatataagtaataacattatacatgaaatgttgGTTATATTTAAGCCTGCACCGACGAGATTAACTATTTTGAAGTGGGTATATACTGCAGTCTAATACTATggcattgtattataaatagtcAATAATCTGTGGATTCCATACTCCATCTGGTAACTTACTATGATTGAGCTTATAATTAAGCGTTACACCGTAATAAggtttatagtatttaaatcaaattaatttcttataacttataagtataaataagctaaattaaaaatcaagtttttaaGATAGCTGTTGATtagtcattttaaataataaaactttaacaTATTGAAtagaacaatacatttatttcatatttctatTATCCGAGTTACATCCATGTAACTATGTATACAACATTAAATTAACTGCTAATATTTATTTCCATTAAGCAAGATATTcatttattggtataataacaaaataataaaatactatataggctcacatattttatgtttagtgAAGTTATATAGCGTAGTTAAAGTACGACATGTTGGCATCAACTATTtggtttgtattattttattaataaaacattttaataagttattatagtattataaattaggtatcctaaaatgtatataaataacattcaaatttcaaacgttTTTTATACGACTCGATATTGTTTTATGCAACCTGCATCTCAATTTACAACATTTCTCCACATGCATTTTTTCTATACTGATAtggttgatattatttttaggcTACAAGACAACGCACGCGTATCTACAAACAATTCTAAGGTTCCgtctcataaattatattttaatatattattattgtgttatgtaCTCGGTTGGTTAAACAAACGataaacaatattgttgttCTTTTAGAttgcatgatataatatattgtacatacattatttttacgGAACGGAAGAAACACAgaagcacattatattatataataatatattgctacgGTGCCGTTTATGCGCTTCGGTTATTCAAGCGAAAAGTCGAGTACGCGAAGGGTAAAAAATACGCTCATTGAGTGAAATACCTGTCCCGATCAGGTGTACCCGCGCATAGTATACAAAGCGTATACTCTAAACGTAAACTGTGtatgtaggttaggtatataatataaaatactttacgTCGTAGATGTATCGTTCTCGATGTAAATAAACGGAAAAAAATAGTACAGAAAAAAAAGGCACTTGTGATTTTTTATCGTCGAATCAGACGTCAGGACatcatcacatattattatgtttgcatTACCTGAAATATCAAGCTATTCAGACTCCGCCGAAACAAGACGTCAGCcgttttctttgtttttttttcctctttATGTGATGTAATTTCTGTTTTTAGAAATACGTATAATACGATAAAACGTCGTTGCGGGGCAGTTGATCAAAGAAATAAACACTGCAAATGAAACAAAGAAAGactaaagtaaaatatgtaggtatattactatataggcaatacaaattaacaatttattaaattataatagtacattctgtgaataaaactattaaataatgttttatgttgataaaaatgtacgatttttttttagaccaTTTAAACTCGAAACTGcttttgtattaaaaacaagGAAACAATAAAAAGTTGTCtatgctttttttattattcaaatacaataaaaaaatgtttggttttttaaattacatcatCGGTATTTGTtataaagtacaatttttttatccgCTAGTACTGAACAACTAATACAAATGAACAAGAAACCTCAAGCGTTTCAGCTTCATCcacatatatagttatatagttatacttaattttaaatctaaaatgtttatttgtgtgtatattctagtataaaacaataatattttagaggacTTCTAAGCGGAGGGGCTTGACACTAGACCCCCTCCCCTCAAATTCACATTAGATTCTAGACTATAGTTTAAAGTTATCTATTCGAGCATTTTGCGTTCTTAGCgtgttatttatatagtttttcacAAACGTTCCattatatagtaaaaactaaaaacagaaTTTTGTTAGCCAaacgtatacgtataatattagttCTTCAAATCTCCCCGATTACAAGAATCTTTTGGCTTTCTAATATCTTTATTAATACCACGCAATGTGGTAGATCGATTTTTCTCGGtaactatacctatagtttgatttcgatattaattaatataattataattgtatgtgcAATAAtgattacaaaatgtataagatattgtatatatataccggATGATTATATCTTATTATTCAACACtcgttatttcaaaatgtataaatgtttttgaaaaaaccatttttacacGGTTTCTAGccgttaaaaaacattttaaaatataatttttcaataaaaccatTGTTTTGTAACAACTTAAAaccatgtaaaaaataaaatacttgttaAAAGTTACgactttaaaatactttttcaatAATGATAGTGTCTTACGTTAACCCGGTATATCGTTTGttgtgtaagtatattatatacttgtgaCGGAGTCGTGAAGATGACAGGCTAttgtaatttaaactaaaacgataactatattattatgtattgtagcGAGAAGCGCTGCTGCAGTATTACTTcgtattggtataatattatatatttatacgaatCCCATTACGGTCGTTGCGAGTATACAAATGTGGGGTAGGTAACTATATATAGGGTTGCTAGTTACCAGAGTAACCGCTGCGGGGGGCGgtatgtgtttgtgtgtgtatacCATATATACCACATATATATTAGTTCACACTGCAGACGGAGTTTATCGCACCTAAGAGGCGGTATAAAAGGAATCGGTGACGGCGGCGGGGGCGGCAGAGCCACGCGTATAGACGGGCGCGCACAAATGCGACGTTTTTCACACGGACACTCACACCCACATAATAcgaacgtacctatataacgtATGTGTTATAGCACGCAGTCTCGTCGCATACACGAATCACATCGCACAGCTGCGGTCAGATTCCACAGGCCGTCACGTCGAACTTACACGGAAATACACTCTTGACGGCGGCGCGCGAGCTCGGTGCCCCTGCAAATGCCGTCGCCTCGGTGACGGGGTATGCGCGTATATAGTGTGTAACACTATAAAAGCGTTAAACTTTGGAGT
The Metopolophium dirhodum isolate CAU chromosome 7, ASM1992520v1, whole genome shotgun sequence DNA segment above includes these coding regions:
- the LOC132948326 gene encoding uncharacterized protein LOC132948326 encodes the protein MQNHLNIKPCTLSQISDTRWICRYKNCKAVIDNYKSIVKILKQEVKDNNDRDISRAIGFILSSQLQSKGETLGKSAVLIKSVIKTLEDSRSSEIYTNIWENIVKFCEEHNIEFKVPVEMSNKRKRFEPASLRNFVVTTTTGAENDDSQSKTNIKDYWKTHAYYYIIIDDVVSNMKTRFSSESLQLAVAIDYFFDLDYEKSLFFIQQYKDLLKVDLASLKAELMVAKNCLEKYEGSETRNQISSFQKCITVETFPNLYKLLNLALSIPISSASCERSFSTMRRISTYIRSTMNHDRFSSLAIINIERDVSNNINAEDILEIYSKENRRLML